A single region of the Mycobacterium lentiflavum genome encodes:
- a CDS encoding heparin-binding hemagglutinin → MADNPNIEELRAPLLAALGAADLALATVNELIGNLRDRAEDTRTDTRSRVEESRARIAKLQEDLPEQFTELRERFTPEELRKAAEGYLDAATNRYNELVERGEAALQRLRSQRPFEETTARAEGYVDQAVELTQEALGTVATQTRAVGERAAKLVGIELPKKAESAGKAVAKKAPAKKAPAKKAPAKKAPAKKSAAKKVTQK, encoded by the coding sequence ATGGCTGACAACCCGAACATCGAAGAATTGCGGGCGCCGTTGCTGGCGGCCCTGGGCGCAGCAGACCTGGCCCTGGCCACCGTGAACGAGCTCATCGGCAACCTGCGTGACCGCGCCGAGGACACCCGCACCGACACCCGCAGCCGGGTCGAGGAGAGCCGTGCTCGCATCGCCAAGCTGCAGGAAGACCTGCCTGAGCAGTTCACCGAGCTGCGCGAGCGCTTCACCCCCGAGGAACTGCGTAAGGCTGCCGAGGGCTACCTGGACGCCGCGACCAACCGCTACAACGAGCTGGTCGAGCGGGGCGAGGCCGCGTTGCAGCGGCTGCGCAGCCAGCGGCCGTTCGAGGAGACCACGGCGCGCGCCGAGGGCTACGTCGACCAGGCCGTCGAGCTGACCCAGGAAGCGCTGGGCACTGTGGCGACCCAGACCCGCGCGGTCGGCGAGCGTGCCGCCAAGCTGGTCGGCATCGAGCTCCCCAAGAAGGCCGAGTCGGCCGGCAAGGCAGTGGCCAAGAAGGCTCCGGCCAAGAAGGCGCCCGCCAAGAAGGCCCCGGCCAAGAAGGCTCCGGCCAAGAAGTCGGCGGCCAAGAAGGTCACCCAGAAGTAG
- the deoC gene encoding deoxyribose-phosphate aldolase: MTLSRRQLAALVDHTLLKPEATGADVVALLAEAADLAVYAVCVSPSMVPVAAAAGGVRVATVAGFPSGKHVSAIKAHEAVLAVAAGAGEVDMVIDVGAALAGELDAVRSDIAAVRAAVPDAVLKVIVESAVLLGDSDGRTLTDVCRAAEEAGADFVKTSTGFHPAGGASVRAVALMAEAVGGRLGVKASGGIRTAADAVAMVDAGATRLGLSATRAVLDGLG; the protein is encoded by the coding sequence ATGACGCTCAGTCGACGACAGCTCGCGGCACTGGTCGACCACACCCTGCTCAAACCCGAGGCCACCGGCGCCGACGTGGTCGCGTTGCTGGCCGAAGCCGCAGACCTGGCCGTCTACGCGGTGTGCGTGTCCCCGTCGATGGTTCCGGTCGCCGCGGCGGCCGGTGGGGTCCGGGTCGCGACGGTGGCCGGCTTTCCGTCCGGCAAGCATGTCTCCGCGATCAAGGCTCACGAGGCCGTCCTGGCGGTGGCAGCCGGGGCCGGCGAAGTCGACATGGTCATCGACGTTGGCGCCGCGCTGGCAGGAGAGTTAGACGCGGTGCGCTCCGACATCGCGGCGGTGCGCGCAGCAGTACCGGACGCCGTCCTCAAGGTGATCGTGGAATCGGCTGTGCTGCTTGGTGATTCAGACGGGCGCACGCTGACCGATGTGTGCCGGGCAGCCGAAGAGGCCGGCGCGGACTTCGTCAAAACCTCGACCGGGTTTCACCCCGCGGGCGGGGCGTCGGTGCGGGCCGTCGCGCTGATGGCCGAGGCCGTCGGCGGTCGCCTCGGGGTCAAAGCCAGCGGTGGCATTCGCACCGCCGCCGACGCGGTTGCGATGGTGGACGCCGGGG
- a CDS encoding DUF2516 family protein produces the protein MNHAVGTVMLVLQIGVLVMSVYAFIHAAMQRPDAYTAADKLTKPVWLVILGLAVALTSVLSFVFGVLGMAISACAAGVYLVDVRPKLLEIQGKSR, from the coding sequence GTGAATCATGCTGTGGGTACCGTCATGTTGGTCTTGCAGATCGGCGTCCTGGTGATGTCGGTCTACGCATTCATTCATGCGGCGATGCAGCGACCCGACGCCTACACCGCTGCGGACAAGCTGACCAAGCCGGTGTGGCTGGTGATCCTGGGCCTGGCCGTTGCGTTGACATCCGTCCTGAGCTTCGTTTTCGGCGTGCTCGGCATGGCGATCTCGGCCTGCGCGGCGGGCGTGTATCTGGTCGACGTGCGGCCCAAACTTCTGGAAATCCAGGGCAAGTCGCGCTGA
- a CDS encoding DUF2599 domain-containing protein — protein sequence MKAVLAAVVALLGWVPAVGTSLADPGTGEVNPAPPFVDHTAWAQWGRLASLRVFPTPSGRLAARHPNTAGAVDEAWAEVLAMAPNADTPGMRAQFICHWQFAEMAQPGKTSWNLEPWRPVVDDAEMVASGCNPGGPEEPY from the coding sequence ATGAAGGCCGTGCTGGCCGCGGTCGTCGCGCTGCTGGGCTGGGTGCCCGCTGTGGGCACCTCGTTGGCCGATCCCGGCACCGGCGAGGTCAACCCCGCCCCGCCGTTTGTCGATCACACCGCGTGGGCGCAGTGGGGACGGCTGGCCAGCTTGCGGGTTTTTCCGACCCCGTCGGGGCGGCTGGCCGCCCGGCACCCCAACACCGCCGGTGCGGTCGACGAGGCCTGGGCCGAGGTGTTGGCGATGGCACCAAACGCCGATACCCCCGGCATGCGTGCGCAATTCATCTGCCATTGGCAATTCGCCGAAATGGCGCAACCCGGCAAGACGAGCTGGAACCTCGAACCGTGGCGGCCCGTCGTCGACGACGCCGAGATGGTCGCGTCCGGCTGCAATCCCGGCGGCCCGGAGGAACCCTACTGA